The Candidatus Binatia bacterium genome includes the window GGAAGAGCCCTTGCCCTCGAGCTTGCCCGGAGGGGCTTCGAGGTCGTGGCGACGATGCGGAACCCGGAGGCCGGAAGGGACCTCGCGAAGGAGGCCGGTGACGCTGCCGGGCGAATTCTCGTCGAACGGCTCGACCTGGTGGATCCGGGCACGTTTCGGATTCCCCCGGGCCTGCGCGTCCTCGTCAACAACGCGGCCATCGAAGAAGCTTACCTTCCCGTCGAAGAAACTCCTCTCGATCAGTGGCGGCGGGTCTTCGAAACGAACGTGTTCGGCCTCGTGGAACTGACACGCCGGGCGATTCCGGTCCTGCGTAAAAACGGTGGCGGTGTGATCTGCAACATCACCTCTTCTTCCCTTCTGGTGCCGACGCCGTTCTACGCCGTCTATCGCGCCAGCAAGGCCGCCGTCTCCGCCCTCGGTGAATCCCTCCGAGCCGAGCTCGCCCCCTTCGGAATTCGAGTCCTCGAAATCCTCCCGGGGCCCGTCGAAACGGACATGCTCGCGCACTCGAACCGCCGCTACGAAGCCGAAGCCTTCGAGCCCTATCGCCCGATGGCCGAGCGAAGCTACGAGAACCGCAAGTCTCTTTTCTCCTCCACGCCGGCCGCGGACGCGGCCAGAACGATCGCGGACGCGATTCTCGACGACCGGAGCCCCTTGCGAAGGGCGTGCGACCCGATGGGAGAGCAGATGCTCGAAGCCTGGCGGCAGATGTCCGACGAGGAGTGGATGAAAAC containing:
- a CDS encoding short-chain dehydrogenase/reductase, producing the protein MKAEGTALVTGSSRGLGRALALELARRGFEVVATMRNPEAGRDLAKEAGDAAGRILVERLDLVDPGTFRIPPGLRVLVNNAAIEEAYLPVEETPLDQWRRVFETNVFGLVELTRRAIPVLRKNGGGVICNITSSSLLVPTPFYAVYRASKAAVSALGESLRAELAPFGIRVLEILPGPVETDMLAHSNRRYEAEAFEPYRPMAERSYENRKSLFSSTPAADAARTIADAILDDRSPLRRACDPMGEQMLEAWRQMSDEEWMKTLLSSLWGVEVESG